From Puntigrus tetrazona isolate hp1 chromosome 8, ASM1883169v1, whole genome shotgun sequence, the proteins below share one genomic window:
- the LOC122350516 gene encoding uncharacterized protein LOC122350516 isoform X1, with amino-acid sequence MAVFNRCKVLRMSNLKMLELLLFAMAALHCGITEGLDLITDNCNDIIRLPCTATNRTKTYRYIMWYKADTVPIIKRKNNEYTYYNVSSVSLHDDDTLVLKNAQPSDSGQYKCYLAAEVGGRNDESLVGLNISECLSTVYPITTTIPGEFCPAVEELTVPWAVIGLSLISVTKVILCIAAVGVCDRVVFRTVRRKQDVRGSKTGRSSWKD; translated from the exons AATTGCTGTTGTTCGCAATGGCAGCATTGCACTGTGGGATAACAGAAGGCCTAGACCTTATTACGGATAACTGCAACGATATCATCAGACTTCCTTGTACAGCTACCAACCGAACAAAAACGTACCGTTACATCATGTGGTATAAAGCAGAT ACTGTTCCTATTATCAAGaggaaaaacaatgaatataCGTACTATAACGTGAGCAGTGTTTCTCTGCATGATGATGATACCCTGGTGTTAAAAAATGCGCAACCTTCAGACTCTGGACAATATAAATGCTACCTGGCAGCAGAGGTTGGAGGTCGAAATGATGAGTCTTTAGTTGGATTGAATATCTCAG AATGTTTGAGCACAGTTTATCCCATCACCACCACGATCCCCGGTGAGTTCTGTCCTGCTGTAGAAGAATTAACTGTTCCCTGGGCTGTGATTGGCCTTTCTCTTATTAGTGTCACCAAAGTCATTCTTTGCATTGCAGCCGTAGGG GTGTGTGATCGAGTCGTATTCAGAACAGTAAGAAGAAAACAGGATGTGAGGGGAAGCAAGACTGGGAGGTCAAGCTGGAAAGACTGA
- the LOC122350516 gene encoding uncharacterized protein LOC122350516 isoform X2, producing the protein MAALHCGITEGLDLITDNCNDIIRLPCTATNRTKTYRYIMWYKADTVPIIKRKNNEYTYYNVSSVSLHDDDTLVLKNAQPSDSGQYKCYLAAEVGGRNDESLVGLNISECLSTVYPITTTIPGEFCPAVEELTVPWAVIGLSLISVTKVILCIAAVGVCDRVVFRTVRRKQDVRGSKTGRSSWKD; encoded by the exons ATGGCAGCATTGCACTGTGGGATAACAGAAGGCCTAGACCTTATTACGGATAACTGCAACGATATCATCAGACTTCCTTGTACAGCTACCAACCGAACAAAAACGTACCGTTACATCATGTGGTATAAAGCAGAT ACTGTTCCTATTATCAAGaggaaaaacaatgaatataCGTACTATAACGTGAGCAGTGTTTCTCTGCATGATGATGATACCCTGGTGTTAAAAAATGCGCAACCTTCAGACTCTGGACAATATAAATGCTACCTGGCAGCAGAGGTTGGAGGTCGAAATGATGAGTCTTTAGTTGGATTGAATATCTCAG AATGTTTGAGCACAGTTTATCCCATCACCACCACGATCCCCGGTGAGTTCTGTCCTGCTGTAGAAGAATTAACTGTTCCCTGGGCTGTGATTGGCCTTTCTCTTATTAGTGTCACCAAAGTCATTCTTTGCATTGCAGCCGTAGGG GTGTGTGATCGAGTCGTATTCAGAACAGTAAGAAGAAAACAGGATGTGAGGGGAAGCAAGACTGGGAGGTCAAGCTGGAAAGACTGA